The nucleotide window TAAGTCAAATCTCTAAGGAAAAGAAAATTGGCGTTTATAGAGAGATAACAAAAATCAATGAGGAGTTTTTAGAAGGAACTCCAAGGGAAGTATTGGGAAAACTAAAAGAGGAAGGAAAATTAAAGGGAGAATTTGTTATTCTCTTTTACCCTGAAAAAAAAGAAAAAAATGAAAATGCAGAAAATTTTGAAAGTATCCTTGAAAAGTTTTTGAAAGAAGGAAAGAGTTTGAAAGAAGCTGTAAAGGAGACCTGCAAGCTGACAGGTCTCCCAAAGAATTTAGTCTATAGGAAAGGGTTAGAACTATTTGGAAATAGAAGGAGTTAGAGGGATAAGCTCTCCATTTTTGTATTCATAAGCTTTAATTACACAAGGTCCTCCAACGTACCTTTCCACATCGACGAAAGAAGCGTATTCGACGTTAAACCATTTAATAGTTAACTCAAAAGCTACCATTGGGTCAAAGTCTTTACAGCTGTAAGCATCTAAGCTGAAGAACTTGTCTTCAGGCCAAGTATGAATGGTACAATGGCTTTCAAGCCATATAGAAACTCCAGAAACTCCGCTATCTTCTGTAGCTCTTCTTTTTAGGGTTTCTTCCATAAATTCCAAAGTCTTGCTCTTTACGTTCTCCTCAGAAAGCTTCTTAACAAACTGTTCAAGCTCAGACTGAGCAAAAGGAAATCTTGCAACAATAGGAGGATATACAAGAGTCATATCAAGCTGTCTTGAAAGTTCTTCCATGTAGTCATAGATAGGCTGAATAGCATTGATTCTTCCAATATCCTTAACAATGGCATCCATCATTACGTGTCTACCCACAAATTCCATGGCAAACCTCCAAAAGGTAGGTTAGCCCCCATAAAGGGGCAAAATCACATTACTTCTTTAAAGGAACAACATCAACAGTAATAGTAGCCTCTATATCTTTAAAAAGATGGATTTTTATTTCATATGTTCCAACTTCTCTAATAGGTTTCTCGAGAACTATTTGTCTCTTTTCAACGTCCTCAAATCCAGCTTTGTGTAAAGCTTTCTCAATTTGAGAAGTTGTAACAGAACCAAAGAGCTTTCCTTCTTCTCCAGCTTCATGTTCAATAACAATTCTTGCAGAGGATAGTTTCTCAGCAAGTTCTTTGTATCTTTCAATCATTCTTTGGACTTTCTTTTGAAGAGCCTTAAGCTCGTTTCTAACTCTTGCAATGTTAGATTTTGTAGCTGGAAGAGCAATTCCAGAAGGGATCAAATAATTTCTTGCATATCCATCTTTAACTCTGACGATATCTCCAACTTTTCCAAGGTTTTCCATATCTCTAAGTAAGATGATCTCCATTTCCTACCTCCTTGTTAAGTTTTCTAAAGTCAAACCAGAAATCAAAAATTCCGGCTAACGCCGCCGTTATGACAGCTCCTACTGGGAAGAAAACAATAGCAGCAAACATCAGAAGCTTTGCCCAAAAGGATAACCTATCTAAAACATGAGAAAAGATAGAAAAACCTTGAACAACAAAAATACCAAGTATTCCTATCAAAAAGTTTCCTGCTACCAATCTTAAAGTTTCGTTCCAACCGATAATGGTTAAGAAACCAAAAACTAAGAACACCAAAATCAACCAAAAGTTAAATTTAAGTTTTTTAAATTCAAAATCTTCTTTCGAAACTACAGAGATAATTCCAACAGAAATCGCTGATATTACAACAGAAGAGAAAAAGTAAAGTCCCCACTTTAGCTTCAGAAACCAGGTTAGAGTTTGGACTTCTTCTGGTAAACCTACAAAGAAGTCCTCAATAACCGTCATTCCAAACGAGATAAAGGAAAGAACGAGAATAAGATTTTCCGTTTTAAGTTTCCCTTTTGAAATCCTTGCCAAAATTCCAAATAATGGAAAAGAAGCTATCTCCATAGCTATCTTCCAGCTTTCCAAAAACCAAACTGCACCCAATCCAAAAAACGAAATTCCTAAAGCAAGGGAAACCCCTAAATCCCTACTTACCAAATACGCAAGGGCTGGAATAAACAACGAAAGCCCTAGAGCAAGAGGCACTAAAGCCTCTATGCCCATAAGGGCTCCCGTTAACACTACAAAACCCAAATAAAAAACTGGTAGCTTGTACTTTCCCATTAGTCTATCTTCACAAACGGTAGTAAAGCAAGATGTCTAGCTCTTTTTACAGCTCTTGCAAGCTGTCTTTGGTGCTTAGAACAAACACCTGTAATTCTCTTAGGCATAATTCTTCCTCTTTCAGAAATAAAAGGCTTTAGAAGCTCAATATTCTTATAATCAATTTTCTCTATCTTTTCAGCACAGAACTTGCAGTACTTTCTTCTTCTTACAAATCTTCTTTGTGGCAAAGCGTTGCTCATTGCTTACCTCCTTTAGAATTCAATATCATCAATTTCTTCAATGTTTTCGTCAAGTTCCCTTCTTGGATCAAGCGCTACTACTCTCTCAGCCCTTACCTCTATTTTTGAACGCTTCTCTCCACTTTCCGTTTCCCAGCTTCTTTGTTGAAGTCTTCCTTCAACGAGAACTCTTGTTCCTTTATTAAACCTACTCACTGCCCTATCGGCGGCTTCTCCCCATACCACTATATCAATAAATACTGTATCTTCTTGCCAGTTTCCAGATCTATCCCTGTAAGGTCTGTTAACAGCAATCCTAAACCTTGTAAACGGTGTTCCATTTTGGGTATGGGAGAGTTCTGGGTCAGCAACAAGTCTTCCGATAAGGAAAACTTTATTTAAACTAGCCATTACTCTTCTCCCTTATTCTCGTTAGAAGCCGCCTCTTCTTTTTTAGTTTCTTTTGCAGCAAGCTTTTCCTTTAGCTCTTTAACTTCAGAAGGCTTAAGTCTGAAGGTTAGAAATCTTAGAACGTCCTCATTAATTCTAAAGAAGTTCTCCATATTTTTAACAAAATCTCTGTCGTTTGTTCTTATGTACTCAAGAACGTAGTATCCCTTATCATAGTCGTTGATTGGATAAGCGAGTTCTCTTCTTCCCCACTTATCAATAAGAAGAACTTCTCCGTTGTATCTTTGAACGTAGGAATTAACTTTCTCTATTCCCTTCTCAATCTCCTCATCAGACATTGTTGGTCTTAGTATGTAAACCATTTCGTAATAGTACTCCCTCATTCTCACCTCCGTTTAGTTGCATTTACTCATGATTTTGTTGGTAATTTCCTTAGCTTTCAAAATCTCTTCTAAACAGTCTACCGCTCTCTCTAAAGACTCTTCCAAGATAGGAAGTTCATCTTTCCCAAAAGGAGAAAGAACGTAATCAACCACTTCTTCTTTTGTAAGAGGTCTTCCTATACCAATCCTTAACCTTGGAAATTCTCTACTTCCCAAGTGTTTCTCTATAGACAAAACACCTTTGTGTCCACCGCTACTTCCTTTAAGCCTTAAACGAAGCTTGCCTAAAGGTAAGTCAAGATCATCATAGACCACAAGAACTTCCTGTGGCTGTAGCTTGTAAAACCTTGCAAGCTCTCCAACGCTTTCTCCACTTAGGTTCATAAAGGTTAGAGGTTTTAATAGAAAAACCTTTCTTCCATCATCAAGGGAAATTTCCGATAACTTTCCCTTAAACTTTTCTTTTGAAAAGGAAACCCCTAACCTTAATGCTAATCTATCAAGCGCCATCCAGCCGACGTTATGTCTCGTATTTTCGTACTTCTTACCAGGATTACCAAGCCCTACAATCAGCTTTATCATTGTTCGCTTGTAGCCTCTTCTTCGGTTTCAGCAGCTTCAGCTTCCTCTGGCTCAGCTACAACAACAACTGTTTCTTCTGGGTTATCAACAATTTTAACCCCTTCTGGAGTAGGCAAGTCTCCAACGTGGAGGGCATCTCCCGCACGAAGGTTGGAAATATCCACAACAAGCTTTTCAGGAATGTTGTTTGGAAGTGTTTCAATTTCAACTTCCCTTTTCATGATTTCTAAGACACCACCTTCTTCAGACACTCCAACCGGTGTACCTACAAACTCAAGCTCAACAACTGTTGTAATAGTCTCGTCCATCTTGATTTCTTGAAAGTCTACGTGAATTAGAACATCTCCAAGCCAGTTGTACTGGATGTCCTTGAGGATACACATCCTCTCTTCGCCTTCAATGTCAAGCTTGATGAGACCGTGGTGGTGCTTAAGCTTTCTAATGTCGCTTGCAGGAACGGCAATGTGTGTTGCCTCTGGTCTTCCACCACCGTAGATAACGGCTGGCAGAAGGCCTTCCCTGCGTAGTTTTCTTGCTACCCCTTTCCCTGTCTTCTCTCTGCGGGTAGCTTTCAGGTTTACTACTTTCATACTGACCTCCTATCTTTTGTTTTCGCGGGAAAGCAGGCAATATTTACATTGAAAACAAAAAATTGTCAAGGGAAAAATATAAAAGTCTTTCCAGAAAGTAAAGAGAAGAATAGGTTATAATTAAAATCATGAGCATGAAAGGGAAGCGAAACTTTCTTACACTAACAGCATTTTTGCTCTTAACAAACGGTACCTTTGCAGAATGTCCGTCACTTCCTAAGGTTCAGTCTATACTAAATAGAATTTCAAAAGCTCAGCTTGTTGTAAAAGAAGTAGAAGAAGTTAAAGACTTCCCTCTATGTAAGGTAAAGACAGTAGAAGGCGAAACATTTTTCCTTTCTCTTAATGAAAAGTATCTAATTGAAGGTATTTTGCTTAGAGTACCTCCCTTAGTTCTTAGTAAGAAAGAATACAAAATTTTAAAAAGAAATGTAATACTTTCGGTGGGTAAAGGACCTGAAATTCTAGTAATTACCAATCCTCTGTGCAAGGTCTGCAAAAAAAATAAGGGAAAACTACTAAAACTTAGCAAGCGATTTAAAATTAGCTTTGTAATGGTTGGCTTTAAAAAAGAAGAAGTTAACGCCGCTGCTGATGTAATATGTACAAAAAGATCTATTAACACTCTATTTAAAACAAAGGATAACCTTAAAGTTTGTGATTTAGGAAAGTTGAAAGCTTGGACTGTAGCAGAAATTTTGAAAAGGTACGGAATAACAGGAGCACCTATTTTTGTTTTTCCAGACAGGAAAGTAGCTGTTGGAATAAAAGATTTTGAGAGTATGTTGGAAGATTTTTAATTGGTGGAGGTGGCGGGATTCGAACCCGCGTCCGGAGATGCGGCTCAGGTAGCTTCTACAGGCTTAGCCCGTGTTTTGGCTTCTCGCTCTGAGGTTAGCCCACGGGCAGGCGCCCCAGATCCAGCCCTCTTAAATCTCGGCTGTTCCCCGAGGGCAAGGGATACAGCCCAGCCCGTCTCTTTGTCGCCCTACCTGGAGCCGACAGGCGAAACCCCAGGGGACGTCGCCGCGTTAATTAGGCGGCGAGAGCGAGTTCTTCGTTGGCAGCTATTTTGAGCGCCTTTTTTACGAGGTTGGCTCCTCGGCCTGCCGCTACCTAAGCCATTGCATCCCCGTCGAAACCATTCACCCCCATATTCAACTGTCCAACACTAAAATATAGTCATTTAATCTTCATTTGCAAATTTGCAAAAGCCCCTCGCAAAGGAGGGGCGTCTATTAATAGACAAGAACTTCTCCCTCTACAAGCTTTTTCCAGATGTTCTTCATATCAGCAAGACAGTCTTTCACAATCTCCTCAATCTTTTCTTGAAAATCTTTTGGATTCCCTTGGCTTCTAACTTTAACATCAACTGCCAAAGGTTCATTAATAGGCTTTCCAATCTGGCTTACCATATAACAGTAAGCTTCTTCTACTTCTTCTATGTTTTCAACCACGAACTTTGCTATCTCGTTGGCAGTAATGTTATAGAGCTTTCCAACGTGGGTAATTGGATTCTTTCCTGCAGCTGCTTCCAAGCTCATGGGTCTATAAGGAGTAATTAGGCCATTTACCCTATTACCTCTACCTACTTCTCCATCATCTCCAGCTTCAGACGATGTCCCAGTAACTGTTATATAGACATTTTGATTCTCAACATCATCACCAGTGTTAACATGAATTTCCACTTCTCTATCTGTTAAACCTTTAGCAACTTCGAGGGCAATCTTTCTAACGTTCTCCCTCTTCTCTACATAATCATTAATATCCTTTACAAACCTATCAACAAAAGCACAAGCTATCGTTATTTTTATCTTATCTTCAATCCTGACGCCCATTACCTTTATATCTTCCCCGATTTCCGGATTAGTTTTCTTCATTTCCTTACTGTTAAGTTTCTCCTCAATAGCGTAGACTATTTTCTCTACATCATCAAATGGAGCATATCCAACTCCAAAGGAGGTATCATTGGCAAGAGGAACTCCTTCTTTTAGTTTTCTCATATATATGTCAACAAGATCAACAGAACCCGGTCTTATATAAGTACAAATCCTTACATGCTTCTCAACATCAATAGCGTGAATGTTCTCTCTCAACCATTCTTTGGCACTTTCAACTGCAATTTCATCTACTGGAATTTCTATCCCTTTATACTCTTTAATAGCTCTACCGGACAAGAATATTTCTATTGGTTCTACTACTTCTCCACCACCAAACTTTGGAATAGCTTTTCCACCAACAAGGAGGTTTTTATCAACGTTGTGATGGAGAACAAATCCAAACTTTTCATAGTAAAATTTGCATAGCTCTGCAGAAAGCTTCTCAGCTAAAGCATCACAGATTGTGTCAGGATGACCAATACCTTTTCTTTCTACAATTTCAATTTCAGCTTCATAAACCGGCTGAGTATCAAGAGGAGTAACTCTTATGTTCATTTAACTGCCTCCTAAAATTTTGTTTGGGATAGGAAAATATACATCAAAACTTAAAAATTTAAAAATTCTATTGTTTTCTCTATAACTTTCTTAGGCTTTAACTCCACCATACACTTAAAGTGTCCCTCTTTACACCTCCTTCCACCGTGGATACCACACGGACGACAAGGTAAATCTTCCACCTCAAGGACAGTTCCATTCCTGTAAGGATAAAAACCAAACTTTGGAACCGTTGGCCCAAAGATAGCAATCGTCCTTGTGTTAAAACAAGAAGCAACATGAATGGGGGCTGAATCGTTTGATATCAAAAGCTGTGCCTCCTTTATAATAGAAAAGAATTCCCTTAAAGTCGTTTTTCCACAAAGATTTAGACTATTTCTTGATATTTGAAAAACTTTCTTGCACACTTCTTCGTCCTTTTTTGAACCTACAAGAACTGTTTTGACTCCTTCCCTTTCAAAAAATTTGGCGACTTCACCAAAGTATTCTGGCAACCACATCTTTGTTTTCCAGATAGAACCCGGAGAAAGAACAATGTAGGGCTTTTCCAAATTAAATTTCCTTAAAGCTTTTTCCGACTCATTCTTATCTATTGGAAGTTCAGGTTCTTTATCTACTACAACATCATATTCTCTTTTTAGAGTAAGAAGAAGGTCTAAATTCCTATCAATCTCATGAATTCCTTCTCCTTGACGATACTTAACTTTATCGGTATATAGAAAGCTAAAACCTGAATTACTAAAACCGATACGTCTTTTTATCTTGGCTAAAAAAAGAATAAAGGAAGTTCTATGGGAACGATGAGGAGAAAAAACGAAATCAAATTTTTTCTCTTTTAGAAGATCCGCAAACCAAAAGACACCTTTTTTATTATAGGGAATTATTTCGGAGACATACTCAAACCCTTCAAACACAGATTCAAATCCTTCCCTTACAACAATGGATAAAGTAGCATTCTTAAACGTCTTTTTTACAGATTTTATTAAAGGGGAAGTAAGTATTAGATCTCCTAAAAAAGCTGTCTGAAAAATGAGAATTCTCATTTTTACTCCCTATACTTGATTTTGAATTTTCAAAATTTATTTTCTCATCTTGAAAACATTAGAAGGAGATAAAATGAAGCCAGAAGTTCTCGCTCCTGCTGGAAATTTGGAAAAGTTAAAGTTTGCAATTGATTTTGGAGCTGACGCCGTGTACTTAGGAGGAAAAGATTTTAACCTTAGAGCAAAAGCAAACAATTTTACTCTTACCGAAATGGCTGAAGGTATAGAATATGCCCATAAAAAGGGAAAAAAAGTTTACATCACTCTAAACGCCTTTGCGAGAAATAGCGACTTTGAGAAGATAGAGGAATTTATCGATAAAGTAAAAGACCTCTCTCCCGACGCTTTCATAGTTTCAGACTTAGGAGTTCTTGCAACTGTTAAGGAGAAAGCCCCCGAAATTGATGTTCACATCAGTACTCAAGCAAATACAACAAATTATAGAGCTGTGAAGGTTTATCAAAGTCTTGGAGTGAAAAGGATAGTTCTTGCAAGGGAACTTTCAATAGACGAGATAAAGGAAATAAAAGATCTTGTTCCTGAAATGGAAATTGAGGTTTTTGTCCATGGATCAATGTGTATGGCATATTCTGGAAGGTGCCTTCTTTCAAATTACCTTTCTACAAGAGACAGTAATAAAGGGGCGTGTTCCCAAAGTTGTAGATGGAGGTACTACATTGTCGAAGAAACAAGACCAGGTGAGTATATGCCAATAGAGGAAGATGAGAAGGGAACTTATATCTTTAACTCTAAAGACCTATGTGCTTTACCTTTACTTCCTGAACTTTTAGATGCTGGTGTTGATTCTCTGAAGATAGAAGGTAGAGTAAAAAGTGCATATTACGTAGCTGTTACAACAAGCGTTTATAAAAAAGCTGTTGACCTTCTAAAAAAAGATAGGGAAAAGTTTAAAGAGGAATTACCCCTTCTTTTAGAAGAACTTACAAAAGTTAGTCACAGACCCTACACAACTGGTTTTCTAAATAAAAACGAAGAAATCCTTCAACATTACGAAACAAGTTCTTACATTAGAAACTACAAGTTTTTGGCAGTGTTTAAAGACGGAATATGGAACGTTAGAAACCAATTTAAAAGAGGCGATGAAGTGGAAATTTTTACTCCAAGTGCCAAAAGTTTCAGAGCAAAAATAGAGAAAATAAGTCTCCTAAAAGGTGAAAAAGAAGAAGCAGTAGAAGTTGTTCATCCTAACCAACTTGCTAAGATAGAGTTTAATCAACCAGTTTCTCTTTCAGAAAATACAATCTTAAGAAGGAAAGAGGTTTAACTTCCTCCTTCCTTTATTTCATAAGTTCTCCCATCTTGAAGATAGGTAGATACATAGCAACTATAATGAAACCAATAATTCCTCCAATGAAAAGCATCATCATAGGTTCTATGAGAGATGTCAGACCGTCAACTGTTCTGTCAACTTCCTCTTCGTAGAACTCTGCGACTTTTGCCAGCATTTCGTCAAGTGTTCCAGCTTCCTCTCCAATTGCAACCATGTTAATAAGCATTGGGGGGAATATTTTATTCCTTGCAAGGGCTATAGAGAGACTCACTCCCCTTTCTACCTGATCTCTCACGTTCCTTATTGCCTTTTTTACAACTTCGTTGGTTGATGTATCTATTGCAATGTCTAGTGCATCAAGTATGTTAATTCCACTTGCAATCATAGAAGATAAGGTTGTTGAAAAGTTTGCTACACTTGACTTTAAGACTAACTCACCAAATATTGGAACTCGGAGAATGAGTTGATCTAAGAAGAATTTGATTTTTTCTATTCTTCTTAATCTCTTAAATATGATAATGAAAACTACTAGACCTACAATACCCCAACCAACGTAGTTCCGTAGGAAATCACTGGCTTTTATGATCATCTGGGTTAAAGCAGGAAGTTGACCTCCCAAGCTTGCATAAAGGTTCTTAAAGGTCGGTATTACAAATACTAGAATACCAACTACTATTACTGTAGCTATTATAAGAGTAAAAACAGGATAGAACATCGCACTTTTTATTTTTCCCTTCAACTTTTCTATTTTTTCTATGTAATCGGCAAGCCTTCCAAGAGTTGTATCAAGAGTTCCCGCTTCTTCTGCCGCTCTTATCATGCTTATGTATAGATCTCCGAAAACATCTCTGTACTTTGATAAAGCTGTAGAAAATCTTCCTCCCTCTTCTATATGAGAAGCTAAGTCTTCTACAATATTTTTTAGTTCAGGGTTTGTCACCTGCTCTTTGATAACTTTAAGGGCAGCAACGAGGGAAATTCCTGCTTGAACCATTGCATAGAGCTGACGGGTAAAAATAAGAATATCCTGTCCTTTTATCTTTTTACCAAAGGATATTGGAACTTTGAGTTCTGTATTAAAGATAGATTTATCTTCTTTTAAACTTTCAATGTAAATAATTCCCCTAGACCGAACAATGTTTTCTGCAAGTTCAAGGTTATCCGCCTCGACTTTTCCCTTTCGCTTCCTTCCTAAAATATCTTTACCAACATAAGAGTAGATAGGCATTTTTTTACCTCAATAAATTAACCGGGTCTTACCTAAAGGTTCTTATAAGAGACTCGAGTTCTTTTACATCTGGAGAAACCTTCTTTGCTTCTTCTAGGTCAATAATTCCCTCCGCGTATAGCTTCGCTAAAGACTGGTTCATAGTTATCATTCCTGTTGTAGCTTGTCCTGTTTGCATTAGTGAATATATCTGATGTAACTTATTTTCCCTGATTAGGTTCTTAATAGCAGGCGTTGGAATAAACACTTCCACAGCAGCTACTCTTCCCTTACCATCCTTCCTTCTTAGAAGCTTTTGGGCGACTGCACCTACGAGAACGAAGGACAGTTGAGTTCTAACCTGGGCTTGCTTTTCTGGTGGGAATACGTCAACTATACGGTTTATTGTTTCTATCGTAGAGTTGGTGTGTAGAGTGGAGAATACAAGGTGACCAGTTTCAGCTGCTGTAAGGGCTGCTTCTATCGTTTCCGGGTCCCTCATCTCACCAACGAGGATAACGTCCGGGTCTTCACGAAGGGCTGCTCTTAAAGCGTTTGCGAAAGACTTCGTATCTACTCCAAGTTCTCTCTGAGAAACCATAGATTTTTGATGTTCGTATACAAATTCTATTGGATCCTCAATAGTAATAATGTGGTAAGGATAAGTTTCATTTATTATGTTTATTAAAGAAGCAAGAGTTGTAGATTTACCAGAACCTGTTGGACCTGTAACAAGAACAAGCCCTTTATCTTTATGGGCAAAAGTTTCAATTACAGGAGGAAGGTTTAAATCCTGAAATCTTGGTATCTCATATGGAATTAAACGAAATACTGCTGCAAGAGTTCCTTTCTGATAGTAAGCGTTTCCTCTGAATCTTGCCACTCCTTTGATACCAAAGGAGAAA belongs to Desulfurobacteriaceae bacterium and includes:
- the rpsF gene encoding 30S ribosomal protein S6, with product MREYYYEMVYILRPTMSDEEIEKGIEKVNSYVQRYNGEVLLIDKWGRRELAYPINDYDKGYYVLEYIRTNDRDFVKNMENFFRINEDVLRFLTFRLKPSEVKELKEKLAAKETKKEEAASNENKGEE
- a CDS encoding 50S ribosomal protein L25, which codes for MKVVNLKATRREKTGKGVARKLRREGLLPAVIYGGGRPEATHIAVPASDIRKLKHHHGLIKLDIEGEERMCILKDIQYNWLGDVLIHVDFQEIKMDETITTVVELEFVGTPVGVSEEGGVLEIMKREVEIETLPNNIPEKLVVDISNLRAGDALHVGDLPTPEGVKIVDNPEETVVVVAEPEEAEAAETEEEATSEQ
- a CDS encoding type II secretion system F family protein — its product is MPIYSYVGKDILGRKRKGKVEADNLELAENIVRSRGIIYIESLKEDKSIFNTELKVPISFGKKIKGQDILIFTRQLYAMVQAGISLVAALKVIKEQVTNPELKNIVEDLASHIEEGGRFSTALSKYRDVFGDLYISMIRAAEEAGTLDTTLGRLADYIEKIEKLKGKIKSAMFYPVFTLIIATVIVVGILVFVIPTFKNLYASLGGQLPALTQMIIKASDFLRNYVGWGIVGLVVFIIIFKRLRRIEKIKFFLDQLILRVPIFGELVLKSSVANFSTTLSSMIASGINILDALDIAIDTSTNEVVKKAIRNVRDQVERGVSLSIALARNKIFPPMLINMVAIGEEAGTLDEMLAKVAEFYEEEVDRTVDGLTSLIEPMMMLFIGGIIGFIIVAMYLPIFKMGELMK
- a CDS encoding U32 family peptidase; the protein is MKPEVLAPAGNLEKLKFAIDFGADAVYLGGKDFNLRAKANNFTLTEMAEGIEYAHKKGKKVYITLNAFARNSDFEKIEEFIDKVKDLSPDAFIVSDLGVLATVKEKAPEIDVHISTQANTTNYRAVKVYQSLGVKRIVLARELSIDEIKEIKDLVPEMEIEVFVHGSMCMAYSGRCLLSNYLSTRDSNKGACSQSCRWRYYIVEETRPGEYMPIEEDEKGTYIFNSKDLCALPLLPELLDAGVDSLKIEGRVKSAYYVAVTTSVYKKAVDLLKKDREKFKEELPLLLEELTKVSHRPYTTGFLNKNEEILQHYETSSYIRNYKFLAVFKDGIWNVRNQFKRGDEVEIFTPSAKSFRAKIEKISLLKGEKEEAVEVVHPNQLAKIEFNQPVSLSENTILRRKEV
- the pth gene encoding aminoacyl-tRNA hydrolase; this translates as MIKLIVGLGNPGKKYENTRHNVGWMALDRLALRLGVSFSKEKFKGKLSEISLDDGRKVFLLKPLTFMNLSGESVGELARFYKLQPQEVLVVYDDLDLPLGKLRLRLKGSSGGHKGVLSIEKHLGSREFPRLRIGIGRPLTKEEVVDYVLSPFGKDELPILEESLERAVDCLEEILKAKEITNKIMSKCN
- the ssb gene encoding single-stranded DNA-binding protein, with protein sequence MASLNKVFLIGRLVADPELSHTQNGTPFTRFRIAVNRPYRDRSGNWQEDTVFIDIVVWGEAADRAVSRFNKGTRVLVEGRLQQRSWETESGEKRSKIEVRAERVVALDPRRELDENIEEIDDIEF
- a CDS encoding methionine adenosyltransferase, whose translation is MNIRVTPLDTQPVYEAEIEIVERKGIGHPDTICDALAEKLSAELCKFYYEKFGFVLHHNVDKNLLVGGKAIPKFGGGEVVEPIEIFLSGRAIKEYKGIEIPVDEIAVESAKEWLRENIHAIDVEKHVRICTYIRPGSVDLVDIYMRKLKEGVPLANDTSFGVGYAPFDDVEKIVYAIEEKLNSKEMKKTNPEIGEDIKVMGVRIEDKIKITIACAFVDRFVKDINDYVEKRENVRKIALEVAKGLTDREVEIHVNTGDDVENQNVYITVTGTSSEAGDDGEVGRGNRVNGLITPYRPMSLEAAAGKNPITHVGKLYNITANEIAKFVVENIEEVEEAYCYMVSQIGKPINEPLAVDVKVRSQGNPKDFQEKIEEIVKDCLADMKNIWKKLVEGEVLVY
- the rplI gene encoding 50S ribosomal protein L9, which codes for MEIILLRDMENLGKVGDIVRVKDGYARNYLIPSGIALPATKSNIARVRNELKALQKKVQRMIERYKELAEKLSSARIVIEHEAGEEGKLFGSVTTSQIEKALHKAGFEDVEKRQIVLEKPIREVGTYEIKIHLFKDIEATITVDVVPLKK
- the waaF gene encoding lipopolysaccharide heptosyltransferase II — protein: MRILIFQTAFLGDLILTSPLIKSVKKTFKNATLSIVVREGFESVFEGFEYVSEIIPYNKKGVFWFADLLKEKKFDFVFSPHRSHRTSFILFLAKIKRRIGFSNSGFSFLYTDKVKYRQGEGIHEIDRNLDLLLTLKREYDVVVDKEPELPIDKNESEKALRKFNLEKPYIVLSPGSIWKTKMWLPEYFGEVAKFFEREGVKTVLVGSKKDEEVCKKVFQISRNSLNLCGKTTLREFFSIIKEAQLLISNDSAPIHVASCFNTRTIAIFGPTVPKFGFYPYRNGTVLEVEDLPCRPCGIHGGRRCKEGHFKCMVELKPKKVIEKTIEFLNF
- a CDS encoding type IV pilus twitching motility protein PilT yields the protein MALSIINMLKETVERKGSDLHIAAGSPPRLRVHGDLIPLEHYGVLSASDTKQLIYSVLTDAQKKRLEEDLELDFSFGIKGVARFRGNAYYQKGTLAAVFRLIPYEIPRFQDLNLPPVIETFAHKDKGLVLVTGPTGSGKSTTLASLINIINETYPYHIITIEDPIEFVYEHQKSMVSQRELGVDTKSFANALRAALREDPDVILVGEMRDPETIEAALTAAETGHLVFSTLHTNSTIETINRIVDVFPPEKQAQVRTQLSFVLVGAVAQKLLRRKDGKGRVAAVEVFIPTPAIKNLIRENKLHQIYSLMQTGQATTGMITMNQSLAKLYAEGIIDLEEAKKVSPDVKELESLIRTFR
- a CDS encoding S-adenosylmethionine decarboxylase — its product is MEFVGRHVMMDAIVKDIGRINAIQPIYDYMEELSRQLDMTLVYPPIVARFPFAQSELEQFVKKLSEENVKSKTLEFMEETLKRRATEDSGVSGVSIWLESHCTIHTWPEDKFFSLDAYSCKDFDPMVAFELTIKWFNVEYASFVDVERYVGGPCVIKAYEYKNGELIPLTPSISK
- the rpsR gene encoding 30S ribosomal protein S18 yields the protein MSNALPQRRFVRRRKYCKFCAEKIEKIDYKNIELLKPFISERGRIMPKRITGVCSKHQRQLARAVKRARHLALLPFVKID